A single genomic interval of Gossypium raimondii isolate GPD5lz chromosome 11, ASM2569854v1, whole genome shotgun sequence harbors:
- the LOC105804830 gene encoding E3 ubiquitin-protein ligase ATL6, which translates to MKHRRNQLHIWNWAHPFFFFFFLSFKTPLPCFSLTLSSLSNAPFLTMSYTTHHGVFSLFFLLFLLLSPPPSVAQNFNQDEENYARFSPSMAVIIVVLIAALFFVGLFAIYIRNCSDVYTNRQSIRPVAGRSMRGTRGLDASVIETFPIMVYSEVKGHKIGKGALECAVCLNEFEDDETLRLIPKCDHVFHPECIDAWLASHTTCPVCRANLVPQPGEPVSQLTALNDTAVESDLEAQNNGSNSEPEEERSINNNAVNCQVEAQVASEVEVNNLNVTLNRNRTRGSRSGRPRKLSFLRSHSTGHSLVQPGENTDRFTLRLPVDVRKQLMNRKLNRATSLVLPRERSSRRGYRATEDGGSNRGKLDRGAKSDRWVFSMTPPFFNRASSVKSLKVAAHDGEGTSSNLPVGPMANSSRPPV; encoded by the coding sequence ATGAAACACCGTAGAAATCAACTCCATATTTGGAATTGGGCCCacccctttttcttcttcttcttcctctcatTTAAAACCCCACTGCCTTGTTTTTCTCTCACTCTCTCATCCCTCTCCAATGCTCCTTTCCTCACCATGTCGTACACCACCCACCATGGAGTCTTCTCGCTTTTCTTCTTGCTCTTCCTGCTCCTCTCTCCGCCGCCTTCCGTCGCACAGAACTTCAACCAAGACGAAGAAAATTACGCTCGTTTCAGCCCTTCCATGGCCGTAATCATCGTCGTTTTGATCGCCGCTTTGTTCTTCGTGGGTCTTTTCGCCATTTATATTCGGAATTGTTCCGACGTCTACACCAACAGACAGAGCATCCGCCCCGTCGCCGGGCGTTCAATGCGCGGCACTCGTGGGCTGGACGCGTCGGTGATCGAGACTTTCCCTATCATGGTTTACTCCGAAGTTAAGGGTCATAAGATCGGCAAGGGAGCCTTGGAGTGCGCGGTTTGCTTGAACGAATTCGAAGACGACGAAACGCTGCGTTTGATACCCAAATGCGACCATGTTTTCCACCCTGAATGTATCGACGCTTGGTTAGCTTCTCATACCACTTGCCCCGTTTGTAGAGCCAATCTCGTTCCTCAACCAGGTGAGCCCGTGAGTCAACTCACTGCATTAAATGACACTGCCGTCGAGTCAGACCTTGAGGCTCAGAACAATGGCAGTAACTCAGAACCGGAAGAAGAAAGGAGCATAAATAACAACGCTGTTAATTGTCAGGTAGAGGCCCAAGTGGCTTCGGAGGTTGAAGTGAATAATTTGAACGTAACTTTAAATAGGAACCGTACACGTGGATCAAGATCTGGCCGTCCACGTAAACTTTCTTTCTTGCGATCTCACTCGACCGGACATTCTTTGGTCCAACCAGGCGAGAATACAGATCGATTCACTTTACGGTTACCGGTTGATGTTCGAAAACAGTTAATGAACCGAAAATTGAATCGGGCGACAAGCTTGGTGTTGCCTAGGGAAAGGAGTTCACGCCGAGGGTACCGAGCAACAGAAGATGGAGGGAGTAATAGAGGGAAACTGGACCGTGGTGCCAAATCGGACAGGTGGGTTTTTAGTATGACACCACCGTTTTTTAATAGAGCATCCTCTGTGAAATCACTAAAGGTGGCTGCGCATGATGGTGAAGGAACCTCAAGTAATTTGCCGGTTGGACCGATGGCTAACTCAAGCCGTCCTCCGGTGTAG
- the LOC105804831 gene encoding E3 ubiquitin-protein ligase ATL6 yields MSYTTYHGVLSFFFLLFLLLSSPPSFAQNFHQDKENYAHFSPSMAIIIVILIATFFFVGLFAIYIWNCSNVYTNRQSICPVARRSMRGTYGLDTSVIETFPIMVYSEVKVLKIGKEALECAVCLNKFEDDETLRLIPKCDHVFHPECIDVWLTSHPTCPVCRANLIPQPGDLMSQLTMLNNTTPELDLKAQNNGSNSEPEEERSINNNVVNCQVEAQVASKVEVNNLNVTLNRNRTRRSRSGRSSELSFLRSHSTGHSLVQLGENTDRFTLRLPIYVRKQLVNQKLNQATTLVLPRERSSRRGYRALEDGESSRGKLDHGAKSDRWVFSMTPPFFNRASSMKSPKVATHDGEGTSSNLWVGPVADSSHLPV; encoded by the coding sequence ATGTCGTACACCACTTACCATGGAGtcttatcattttttttcttgcttttcttGCTCCTTTCTTCGCCGCCTTCTTTCGCACAGAACTTCCACCAAGATAAAGAGAATTACGCTCATTTCAGCCCTTCTATGGCCATAATCATTGTTATTTTGATTGCCACTTTTTTCTTCGTGGGTCTTTTCGCCATTTACATATGGAATTGTTCCAACGTCTACACCAACAGACAGAGTATTTGCCCCGTTGCCAGGCGTTCAATGCGCGGCACGTATGGGCTAGACACATCGGTGATTGAGACTTTTCCCATCATGGTTTACTCCGAAGTTAAGGTTCTTAAGATAGGCAAAGAAGCTCTGGAGTGCGCAGTTTGCTTAAACAAATTCGAAGACGATGAAACACTGCGCCTAATACCCAAATGCGACCATGTTTTCCACCCTGAATGTATTGACGTTTGGTTAACTTCTCATCCCACTTGCCCCGTTTGTAGAGCCAATCTCATTCCTCAACCAGGTGACCTCATGAGTCAACTCACTATGTTAAATAACACCACCCCCGAGTTAGACCTTAAGGCTCAGAATAATGGCAGTAACTCAGAACCAGAAGAAGAAAGGAGCATAAATAACAACGTTGTTAATTGTCAGGTAGAGGCTCAAGTGGCTTCGAAGGTTGAAGTGAATAATTTGAACGTAACTTTAAATAGGAACCGTACACGTAGATCAAGATCTGGCCGCTCAAGTGAACTTTCTTTCCTGCGATCTCACTCTACCGGACATTCTTTGGTCCAACTGGGTGAGAATACAGATCGATTCACTTTACGATTACCAATTTATGTTCGGAAGCAGTTAGTGAACCAAAAGTTGAATCAGGCAACAACCTTGGTGTTGCCTAGGGAAAGGAGTTCACGTCGAGGGTACCGAGCTTTAGAAGATGGAGAGAGTAGTAGAGGGAAACTAGACCATGGTGCCAAATCAGACCGGTGGGTTTTTAGCATGACACCACCATTTTTTAATAGAGCATCCTCCATGAAATCACCAAAGGTGGCCACGCATGATGGTGAAGGAACATCAAGTAATTTGTGGGTTGGACCGGTGGCGGACTCAAGCCATCTTCCGGTTTAA
- the LOC105804833 gene encoding probable serine/threonine-protein kinase PBL7 isoform X2 has product MVDSSNTSATTAMPQKNHSYDDHIHHHFHSNISQRHQHSTTTILPLNSIIIIIISIISLVLILSIFLIIVMLRRLKSVKKHGSCKENSGIHNTSSRFIAPTTIDFNASPDVKGNCLYGGSMRKPASAYRGVQVFTYKELEFATDNFSEANVIGNGGSSVVYKGVLADGTVAAIKRLHRDRKQGERAFRMEVDLLSRLNSPYLVELLGYCADQHHRLLIFEFMPNGTLQHHLHHPSSEYRPLDWGSRLRIALDCARALEFLHEHATPTVIHRDFKCTNVLLDQHLRAKVSDFGLAKMGSDKTSGQISTRVPRTTGYIAPEYASTGKLTTKSDVYSYGVVLLQLLTGRVPLDIKRPPGEHVLVSWALPRLTNRDKVDEMVDPAIQGQYSKKDLIQVAAIAAMCVQPEADYRPLMVDVVQSLIPLAKNFNSVNSPGFLRFHRQSSGLKY; this is encoded by the exons atggtTGATAGCAGCAACACTAGTGCTACTACTGCAATGCCACAAAAAAACCATAGTTATGATGATCACATCCATCACCATTTCCATTCTAATATATCTCAAAGACATCAACATAGCACCACCACCATCCTTCCTTTGAACTCTATCATCATAATCATCATATCCATCATCTCCCTTGTCTTgattctctccatctttctaaTTATAGTAATGCTTCGTAGACTTAAATCTGTCAAGAAACATGGCAGTTGTAAAGAAAATAGTGGCATCCATAATACAAGCAGCAGGTTCATTGCTCCTACTACCATAGACTTCAACGCTAGTCCAG ATGTGAAAGGGAACTGTTTATATGGAGGTAGTATGCGTAAACCTGCAAGTGCATACAGAGGGGTGCAAGTTTTTACTTACAAGGAGCTGGAATTTGCCACTGATAACTTCAGTGAAGCTAATGTGATTGGCAATGGTGGGTCTAGTGTGGTGTACAAAGGAGTCCTAGCTGACGGTACTGTGGCAGCGATCAAGAGGCTTCACCGTGACAGAAAGCAAGGGGAGCGTGCTTTCAGGATGGAG GTGGATCTGCTAAGCCGCTTGAACTCTCCTTACTTAGTGGAGCTATTAGGCTACTGTGCTGACCAACACCATAGGCTTCTAATATTTGAATTCATGCCCAATGGTACTCTGCaacatcatcttcatcatcccaGCAGTGAATATAGGCCATTGGATTGGGGAAGCCGGTTAAGGATAGCCCTTGATTGTGCTAGAGCCCTTGAGTTCCTCCATGAACATGCTACCCCTACTGTTATCCACCGTGACTTTAAGTGCACCAATGTATTACTAGACCAACACCTCCGAGCCAAGGTGTCCGATTTCGGATTGGCCAAAATGGGCTCAGACAAGACCAGCGGTCAGATTTCGACACGCGTTCCCCGGACGACCGGATATATAGCCCCCGA ATATGCTTCAACTGGCAAACTTACCACGAAATCAGATGTCTACAGCTATGGCGTGGTGCTTTTACAGCTTTTAACCGGCCGCGTGCCGCTTGATATCAAGAGACCACCAGGAGAACATGTCCTTGTTTCATGG GCACTTCCAAGGCTAACTAACAGAGACAAAGTAGATGAAATGGTTGATCCAGCTATACAAGGACAGTATTCGAAAAAGGATCTAATTCAG GTGGCTGCTATTGCTGCAATGTGTGTGCAACCAGAAGCCGATTATCGACCTCTAATGGTCGATGTCGTACAGTCACTGATCCCTTTAGCTAAAAACTTCAATTCCGTTAATTCCCCGGGTTTCTTAAGATTTCATCGTCAAAGCTCCGGTCTGAAGTATTAG
- the LOC105804833 gene encoding probable serine/threonine-protein kinase PBL7 isoform X1 — translation MVDSSNTSATTAMPQKNHSYDDHIHHHFHSNISQRHQHSTTTILPLNSIIIIIISIISLVLILSIFLIIVMLRRLKSVKKHGSCKENSGIHNTSSRFIAPTTIDFNASPADVKGNCLYGGSMRKPASAYRGVQVFTYKELEFATDNFSEANVIGNGGSSVVYKGVLADGTVAAIKRLHRDRKQGERAFRMEVDLLSRLNSPYLVELLGYCADQHHRLLIFEFMPNGTLQHHLHHPSSEYRPLDWGSRLRIALDCARALEFLHEHATPTVIHRDFKCTNVLLDQHLRAKVSDFGLAKMGSDKTSGQISTRVPRTTGYIAPEYASTGKLTTKSDVYSYGVVLLQLLTGRVPLDIKRPPGEHVLVSWALPRLTNRDKVDEMVDPAIQGQYSKKDLIQVAAIAAMCVQPEADYRPLMVDVVQSLIPLAKNFNSVNSPGFLRFHRQSSGLKY, via the exons atggtTGATAGCAGCAACACTAGTGCTACTACTGCAATGCCACAAAAAAACCATAGTTATGATGATCACATCCATCACCATTTCCATTCTAATATATCTCAAAGACATCAACATAGCACCACCACCATCCTTCCTTTGAACTCTATCATCATAATCATCATATCCATCATCTCCCTTGTCTTgattctctccatctttctaaTTATAGTAATGCTTCGTAGACTTAAATCTGTCAAGAAACATGGCAGTTGTAAAGAAAATAGTGGCATCCATAATACAAGCAGCAGGTTCATTGCTCCTACTACCATAGACTTCAACGCTAGTCCAG CAGATGTGAAAGGGAACTGTTTATATGGAGGTAGTATGCGTAAACCTGCAAGTGCATACAGAGGGGTGCAAGTTTTTACTTACAAGGAGCTGGAATTTGCCACTGATAACTTCAGTGAAGCTAATGTGATTGGCAATGGTGGGTCTAGTGTGGTGTACAAAGGAGTCCTAGCTGACGGTACTGTGGCAGCGATCAAGAGGCTTCACCGTGACAGAAAGCAAGGGGAGCGTGCTTTCAGGATGGAG GTGGATCTGCTAAGCCGCTTGAACTCTCCTTACTTAGTGGAGCTATTAGGCTACTGTGCTGACCAACACCATAGGCTTCTAATATTTGAATTCATGCCCAATGGTACTCTGCaacatcatcttcatcatcccaGCAGTGAATATAGGCCATTGGATTGGGGAAGCCGGTTAAGGATAGCCCTTGATTGTGCTAGAGCCCTTGAGTTCCTCCATGAACATGCTACCCCTACTGTTATCCACCGTGACTTTAAGTGCACCAATGTATTACTAGACCAACACCTCCGAGCCAAGGTGTCCGATTTCGGATTGGCCAAAATGGGCTCAGACAAGACCAGCGGTCAGATTTCGACACGCGTTCCCCGGACGACCGGATATATAGCCCCCGA ATATGCTTCAACTGGCAAACTTACCACGAAATCAGATGTCTACAGCTATGGCGTGGTGCTTTTACAGCTTTTAACCGGCCGCGTGCCGCTTGATATCAAGAGACCACCAGGAGAACATGTCCTTGTTTCATGG GCACTTCCAAGGCTAACTAACAGAGACAAAGTAGATGAAATGGTTGATCCAGCTATACAAGGACAGTATTCGAAAAAGGATCTAATTCAG GTGGCTGCTATTGCTGCAATGTGTGTGCAACCAGAAGCCGATTATCGACCTCTAATGGTCGATGTCGTACAGTCACTGATCCCTTTAGCTAAAAACTTCAATTCCGTTAATTCCCCGGGTTTCTTAAGATTTCATCGTCAAAGCTCCGGTCTGAAGTATTAG